In Synechococcus sp. PCC 6312, one genomic interval encodes:
- a CDS encoding biotin transporter BioY yields MATSKSNSPKGNSLSLLDQLIWAVLGLMLTVVGTFVEAVVALPQFFNRQGQWQLPTDWQALGTHPLPVSMQVAAVLLVGCMGGQYPAMISQIAYLGLGLAGWQIFSHGGGLNYWQEPTFGYLAGFIPAAWVCGMLAFCQSPRIEQFFLSCLAGLGMIHTCGLLYLLALALGNRLPLPLWALVQQYSLYPLPGQIVIACLVALVARVLRFILIY; encoded by the coding sequence ATGGCAACTAGCAAATCCAACAGTCCCAAGGGCAACAGTCTATCCCTCCTGGATCAGTTGATTTGGGCCGTGTTGGGCTTGATGCTGACGGTGGTGGGAACCTTTGTGGAAGCGGTGGTGGCTCTGCCCCAATTCTTTAATCGTCAGGGACAATGGCAACTTCCCACGGATTGGCAGGCTTTAGGTACGCACCCTCTTCCTGTTTCAATGCAGGTGGCGGCAGTGCTGTTGGTGGGCTGTATGGGGGGGCAGTATCCGGCCATGATTTCTCAGATCGCCTATTTGGGCCTGGGATTAGCTGGGTGGCAAATTTTCTCCCACGGCGGTGGATTGAATTATTGGCAGGAGCCAACCTTTGGCTATTTGGCGGGGTTTATTCCGGCGGCTTGGGTCTGTGGGATGCTTGCGTTTTGCCAATCCCCCCGAATTGAGCAATTTTTTCTCAGTTGTCTGGCTGGACTAGGAATGATTCACACCTGTGGGCTGCTTTATTTGCTGGCCCTGGCCCTGGGCAACCGCTTACCCCTACCACTTTGGGCCTTAGTCCAGCAATATTCTCTTTATCCGTTACCTGGGCAAATTGTCATCGCCTGTCTAGTGGCCCTTGTGGCCAGAGTTTTGCGGTTTATCCTGATTTACTGA
- a CDS encoding peptidoglycan recognition family protein has translation MVKKILQLQFTRYLVSLGLAGLVIFAAIHWVRVSASMPTPSVSATSSLSSLAALKPDQTIPNLSLIPPSPTANAPALISTQANVTDPTPAVVQAPTPSSNLPPSCTATLPTPRWFNVPIDPSNYGERFRQDAQGRPVANQYLIVLHETVSSGLAAINTFRTNHPRDEDQRSYHDLILLDGTIVHLLDWGKRAFGAGNSEFRGEAVQTNPNLPSSVNNFALHFSLETPPDGYNNAPRHRGYTDAQYRSLAWLVAQTRLGDDRITTHKAVDRAAGKQDPRSFDRRQFQAWLTEFRKSLC, from the coding sequence ATGGTCAAGAAAATTTTACAGCTACAGTTTACGCGGTATCTTGTCTCTCTGGGATTGGCAGGCCTGGTGATTTTTGCGGCAATTCATTGGGTAAGAGTTTCTGCGTCCATGCCAACTCCCTCAGTTTCCGCAACATCTTCTTTATCCAGCTTGGCCGCCCTCAAGCCCGATCAGACCATTCCCAATTTGTCCCTCATTCCTCCCTCTCCAACCGCAAATGCCCCGGCCCTAATCAGCACCCAGGCCAATGTCACAGACCCCACTCCCGCAGTAGTCCAGGCCCCTACACCATCTTCAAATTTGCCTCCTAGTTGTACTGCGACCTTACCGACCCCGCGCTGGTTCAATGTCCCGATTGATCCCAGTAATTATGGAGAACGCTTTCGTCAGGATGCCCAGGGACGACCAGTCGCAAATCAATACCTGATTGTTTTACATGAAACCGTTAGCTCTGGGTTGGCCGCCATCAACACCTTTCGGACAAATCACCCCCGCGATGAGGATCAGCGTAGTTATCATGATCTGATCCTGTTAGACGGAACGATTGTGCATTTGTTGGACTGGGGAAAGCGGGCGTTTGGGGCGGGTAATTCTGAATTCCGGGGCGAGGCGGTGCAAACAAATCCCAACTTACCCTCATCAGTGAATAATTTTGCCCTGCATTTTAGTCTGGAAACTCCACCGGATGGCTATAACAATGCTCCCCGTCATCGCGGTTATACAGATGCTCAGTATCGGTCTTTGGCCTGGTTGGTGGCTCAAACTCGCTTGGGGGATGACCGGATTACGACCCATAAAGCTGTGGATCGGGCCGCTGGTAAACAGGATCCGCGCAGTTTTGATCGTCGTCAGTTCCAGGCCTGGTTAACGGAATTTCGCAAAAGTTTGTGTTAG
- a CDS encoding site-specific DNA-methyltransferase yields the protein MANKSHFNSGHMAINQLKKNGALHSSTITGISTPHTVHGVFIQDAVDFLKALPDSSVQLILIDPPYNLDLDNWDSFHNYLDWAKGWLDQICRVLSDSGNCVIFGGFQYQDLKKGDLLEVLHYTRHKTALRFVNLIIWYYKNGMSAHRFFANRHEEAVWLSKTKKYYFDLDSVRVPFDDATKEMYKKDKRLNPESIDKGKNPTNVWEIGRLNGNSTERVGHLTQKPVELIRRFVKALSFEGSIVLDFFAGSGTTGRVCIEERRHSLLVDSDNKLYGYLDKHISQIQPNLFLPEYRLMKDTNINTVLEEISWVNQQLPQNILDKDYLNE from the coding sequence ATGGCCAATAAATCGCATTTCAATAGTGGACACATGGCAATAAATCAATTGAAAAAGAATGGGGCTTTGCATAGTTCAACGATCACAGGAATTTCAACGCCACACACGGTTCATGGTGTCTTTATTCAAGATGCAGTTGACTTTTTGAAAGCATTGCCTGATTCATCAGTTCAATTAATACTGATAGATCCGCCATATAATCTTGACTTAGACAACTGGGATAGTTTCCATAACTATCTCGATTGGGCAAAAGGGTGGTTGGATCAAATCTGTCGTGTATTATCTGATTCAGGTAACTGTGTCATTTTTGGAGGCTTTCAATATCAAGATTTAAAGAAGGGAGACCTCCTTGAAGTCCTTCATTATACGCGCCATAAAACAGCTTTACGATTTGTCAACCTTATCATTTGGTACTACAAGAACGGTATGAGTGCGCATCGCTTTTTTGCCAACAGGCATGAAGAAGCAGTTTGGCTTTCCAAGACGAAGAAATACTATTTCGATCTGGACTCTGTTAGGGTTCCATTTGATGATGCGACAAAAGAGATGTACAAAAAAGACAAGCGTCTCAATCCCGAAAGTATTGACAAGGGGAAAAACCCTACAAATGTTTGGGAAATAGGGAGGCTAAATGGCAATTCAACCGAAAGAGTTGGCCATCTAACGCAAAAGCCAGTCGAACTTATCCGGCGTTTTGTTAAAGCTCTGTCCTTTGAAGGTTCGATAGTCCTTGATTTTTTTGCCGGTTCTGGAACAACAGGGCGTGTTTGCATAGAAGAACGACGGCATTCACTCTTGGTAGATTCAGATAATAAACTGTACGGTTATTTAGACAAACACATTAGTCAGATTCAACCGAATTTGTTTTTGCCCGAATATCGTCTGATGAAAGACACAAACATTAATACCGTACTTGAAGAAATTTCTTGGGTGAATCAACAACTTCCGCAAAATATTCTTGATAAGGACTATTTAAATGAGTAA
- a CDS encoding EcoRI family type II restriction endonuclease, whose translation MSKGQAKRLTKQHISSGGVSGIFGEEAQVHDQSVGCASTSVFEELKREYPRYQFRFRQAISKQEINEKLNSIDKRLGKTLFVKESKIKPDGGIIEVQDKDKRWRVVLVSEAKFQGKDVENIKAGVLVGKKKDQELMVAGNAIERVYKNINEIRNFMLDEYHFPYAVFLQGSNFATETVQVFKPDGSFVEIRHDSGAMNRIDRVTAANYCMKINCNYCKNFFIGHKNSSIMLQAASIYARCEPWKEDEMRKIMMDIANTSIGILNQLG comes from the coding sequence ATGAGTAAAGGACAAGCAAAACGGCTAACCAAGCAGCACATATCCTCAGGAGGCGTAAGCGGCATCTTTGGCGAAGAGGCCCAGGTACATGATCAGTCTGTTGGTTGTGCAAGTACGAGTGTATTTGAGGAACTTAAGCGAGAATATCCAAGGTATCAATTTAGATTCAGACAAGCGATCAGCAAACAGGAAATAAATGAGAAGCTAAACTCAATTGACAAGCGATTGGGAAAAACTCTCTTCGTAAAAGAGTCAAAAATCAAACCCGATGGAGGAATTATTGAGGTTCAGGACAAAGATAAAAGATGGAGGGTAGTTTTAGTTAGTGAAGCAAAGTTTCAAGGAAAAGACGTTGAAAATATTAAGGCAGGCGTACTTGTTGGGAAGAAGAAAGATCAAGAATTAATGGTAGCAGGAAACGCTATCGAAAGAGTTTACAAAAACATTAATGAAATCAGGAACTTCATGCTCGACGAATATCATTTCCCGTATGCAGTATTCTTGCAAGGCTCAAACTTTGCAACCGAAACAGTTCAGGTATTTAAACCCGACGGTTCTTTCGTGGAAATTAGACATGATTCAGGTGCAATGAATAGAATTGACAGGGTAACAGCAGCAAATTATTGTATGAAGATTAATTGTAATTACTGTAAGAATTTTTTTATAGGTCATAAGAATTCGTCAATAATGCTTCAAGCCGCTTCCATTTATGCAAGATGCGAACCTTGGAAAGAGGATGAAATGCGGAAAATTATGATGGATATTGCAAACACATCCATAGGAATCTTAAATCAGTTGGGATAA
- a CDS encoding CTP synthase: MTKFVFVTGGVVSSIGKGIVAASLGRLLKSRDYSVSILKLDPYINVDPGTMSPFQHGEVFVTDDGAETDLDLGHYERFTDTPMSRLNSVTTGSIYQAVLNKERRGDYQGGTVQVIPHITNEIQERILRVAKDTNPDVVIIEIGGTVGDIESLPFLEAIRQFRTEVGRKNVIYMHVTLVPWIPSAGEMKTKPTQHSVKELRSIGIQPDILVCRCDRPLQPGIKEKMSQFCDVAVNCVIPAPDAKSIYEVPLIMEREGLAQEVLELLHLEQRQPNLTRWQELVDRLYRPQHTVEIAIVGKYVRLSDAYLSVMEALRHAAIGLESDLQVRWVNSEEIEKDGAAKYLDGVAGIIVPGGFGIRGVDGKILAIQYARASGIPFLGLCLGMQCSVIEWARHLANLPDAHSAEFDPETLNPIIHLLPEQQDVVDLGGTMRLGLYACRLQPGSLAAHLYGEEVIYERHRHRYEFNNAYRSLFIETGYSISGTSPDGRLVEIIELPSHPFFIAVQFHPEFLSRPSAPHPLFSGLLQAALKKSLGQEPVAV, from the coding sequence ATGACCAAATTTGTCTTTGTTACTGGTGGGGTGGTTTCCAGCATTGGGAAGGGGATCGTCGCGGCCAGCTTAGGGCGACTATTAAAATCACGGGATTATTCCGTCTCCATTCTCAAACTTGATCCCTACATCAATGTGGATCCAGGTACCATGAGTCCCTTTCAGCATGGAGAAGTCTTTGTCACCGATGACGGGGCCGAAACGGATTTAGATTTGGGCCACTACGAACGCTTTACTGACACCCCCATGTCCCGGCTCAATAGCGTCACCACGGGATCCATTTACCAGGCCGTACTGAATAAGGAACGGCGCGGCGATTATCAAGGTGGAACCGTTCAAGTCATCCCCCACATCACCAACGAAATTCAAGAGCGAATTTTACGAGTGGCCAAAGATACCAATCCCGATGTGGTGATTATTGAGATTGGCGGCACAGTCGGGGACATTGAATCTCTTCCTTTTCTGGAAGCAATCCGGCAATTTCGCACCGAAGTGGGGCGGAAAAATGTGATTTATATGCACGTCACCCTGGTGCCTTGGATCCCATCGGCCGGGGAAATGAAAACCAAACCCACTCAGCACTCGGTTAAAGAACTCCGCTCCATCGGGATCCAACCGGATATTTTGGTTTGTCGCTGTGATCGCCCCTTGCAGCCTGGTATCAAAGAAAAAATGTCCCAGTTTTGTGATGTGGCAGTCAATTGCGTCATTCCAGCTCCCGATGCCAAGAGTATTTATGAAGTCCCCCTGATTATGGAACGAGAGGGCCTGGCCCAAGAGGTGTTAGAACTCCTGCATTTGGAACAACGACAACCTAATTTGACCCGCTGGCAAGAACTGGTGGATCGCCTCTATCGTCCCCAACATACGGTGGAAATTGCCATTGTCGGTAAATATGTCCGGCTTTCCGATGCCTATCTTTCGGTGATGGAAGCTCTCCGCCATGCGGCCATTGGTTTGGAAAGTGATCTACAGGTGCGTTGGGTTAACTCGGAAGAAATTGAAAAAGATGGGGCGGCCAAATATCTAGACGGTGTAGCGGGGATCATTGTCCCAGGTGGGTTTGGGATTCGGGGGGTAGATGGTAAAATTCTTGCGATTCAATACGCGCGCGCGTCGGGAATTCCCTTTCTTGGCCTGTGTTTGGGGATGCAATGCTCTGTGATTGAATGGGCCCGCCATTTAGCCAATCTCCCCGATGCCCACAGTGCCGAATTTGATCCCGAAACGCTAAACCCGATTATTCACCTGTTACCCGAACAACAGGATGTGGTGGATTTGGGGGGCACAATGCGCTTAGGTCTCTATGCCTGTCGGTTACAACCCGGAAGTTTAGCAGCCCATCTTTACGGCGAAGAAGTCATTTACGAACGGCATCGGCATCGCTATGAGTTTAATAATGCCTATCGGAGCTTATTCATTGAGACAGGCTACAGCATTAGTGGCACTTCCCCCGATGGGCGGTTAGTGGAAATTATTGAACTCCCCAGTCATCCTTTTTTTATTGCGGTGCAGTTTCACCCGGAATTTCTCTCGCGTCCCAGTGCACCCCACCCCCTCTTTTCCGGACTTCTCCAGGCCGCGCTCAAAAAATCTCTGGGACAAGAACCCGTAGCGGTCTGA
- a CDS encoding alpha-mannosidase translates to MTDPAHNSFNPSGWQNSIQNLRGLVQQSVQTGWQMGNGAWSALEANDPLQWRAQPLVTLNEKNHLAWDGGRESRWLGQVIQVPEQSEYDLTGLVVRLGLTWWAEVASVYVNGELVQAGDLFDHSARIVLTPTAQAGNRFWVTLHLISPGHDPGALVRSNLIFESATEIDPGFVADELETVSLFASELEPDRLLEINSYLQRLDHCKTRSEYDSQLDVLHKLLVGISQPIHTYQINLTGHAHLDLAWLWPITETWEVAERTFQSVLKLQSQYPELIFSHSSPALYEWIETHRPELFAQIKEKIQTQQWEVAAGMWVEPELNLISGESIARQILYGQAYVQSKFGQISRVAWLPDSFGFCQQLPQLLKQGGMDYFVTQKLRWNDTTEFPFEWFWWQAPDGSRVLSYFSAPIGEAIDPVKISHYAQAWEQKTNLKQSLWLPGVGDHGGGPTEDMLEILRRWQRLAGVSPQLKFSSVIDYLDQLKASSDLTELPVWAEELYLEFHRGCYTSHSDQKQANRQSEIQLYQAELWSALATLILDIDYPQAELEHLWKLMLFNQFHDILPGSAIPEVYQEANQAWTEVIETATHLLEIAQVQILNQIQLPEPPVPGAYGVVVFNSLNWPRSEVVTLELGELGTQAWTIQDSAGYPIRCHQAETVITFWLWDVPSVGYKVVWLCPQASFSPPANPPLGFVIENGFLQAEINPQTGEINNLYDKLNQRAVFNAPGNQLQLFRDQGQYWDAWNIDPHYQDHLLVKPELKDIKWQAWNDIEQRIRVRWQWRNSTIQQDYCLVVNTPILKIETQLDWQEHHVLLKAAFPLALSASVVTYETPAGVTERPTLPNPENPNLTPHDQAKWEVPALQWADLSESNNQYGVSLLNNCKQGYDTQPQQLRLTLLRSPTWPDPHADLGHHQFSYGLYPHYDNWIGAKTWQRAAEFNQPLIARIITPQQQRDLQHPLPTQASLLDLGSDTFILMALKQTQDQSGWILRCLETTGQATELNLQSDLDLFPADLSRVNLLEVPDSETHNNPVKQVGAWEISSWRFSK, encoded by the coding sequence ATGACTGATCCTGCCCACAACTCATTCAATCCTTCGGGATGGCAAAACTCGATTCAAAATTTACGGGGCCTGGTGCAGCAGTCGGTTCAAACGGGGTGGCAAATGGGGAACGGGGCCTGGTCTGCCTTGGAAGCTAATGATCCCCTTCAGTGGAGAGCACAACCCCTAGTAACGTTGAATGAAAAAAACCATCTGGCCTGGGATGGGGGGCGAGAATCCCGCTGGTTAGGACAAGTTATCCAGGTACCCGAACAATCAGAGTATGACCTAACGGGCCTGGTGGTGCGGTTGGGGCTGACCTGGTGGGCTGAAGTGGCCTCGGTTTATGTCAACGGGGAGCTTGTCCAGGCCGGGGATTTATTTGATCATTCTGCCCGGATAGTATTAACACCAACAGCCCAGGCCGGGAATCGGTTTTGGGTGACATTGCACTTAATTAGCCCCGGCCATGATCCAGGAGCTTTAGTCAGATCTAACTTGATTTTTGAATCTGCCACCGAGATTGACCCAGGATTTGTTGCCGATGAGTTAGAAACTGTGAGTCTCTTTGCCTCAGAACTAGAGCCGGATCGTTTACTAGAAATTAACTCTTATTTACAACGATTAGATCACTGTAAAACTCGAAGCGAATATGACTCCCAATTAGATGTTCTTCATAAACTGTTAGTTGGAATTAGTCAACCCATTCATACTTATCAAATTAATCTCACTGGTCATGCCCATTTGGATTTGGCTTGGTTGTGGCCCATTACTGAAACTTGGGAGGTGGCCGAGAGAACATTTCAATCCGTATTAAAACTACAAAGCCAATATCCAGAATTGATCTTTAGTCACTCCAGCCCTGCTTTATATGAGTGGATTGAAACCCATCGCCCTGAGTTGTTTGCCCAAATTAAAGAAAAAATCCAGACCCAACAATGGGAAGTGGCTGCCGGGATGTGGGTTGAGCCAGAGCTGAATTTAATTAGTGGTGAATCCATTGCCCGACAAATCCTCTATGGTCAAGCCTATGTGCAATCAAAATTTGGCCAAATTAGTCGCGTGGCCTGGTTGCCCGATAGCTTTGGTTTTTGTCAGCAACTCCCCCAACTCTTAAAACAAGGGGGAATGGATTACTTTGTGACGCAAAAACTGCGCTGGAATGATACGACCGAGTTTCCCTTTGAGTGGTTTTGGTGGCAGGCCCCCGATGGCAGTCGAGTCCTTAGTTATTTTTCCGCCCCAATTGGAGAAGCCATAGACCCCGTCAAGATCAGCCACTATGCCCAGGCCTGGGAGCAAAAAACCAACTTAAAACAATCTTTATGGCTGCCAGGTGTCGGGGATCATGGCGGTGGGCCAACCGAGGATATGTTAGAGATTTTGCGGCGGTGGCAACGGTTGGCGGGTGTGTCTCCCCAGTTAAAATTTAGCTCTGTCATTGATTACTTAGATCAGTTAAAAGCAAGTTCTGATTTAACCGAATTACCCGTTTGGGCAGAGGAATTATACCTAGAATTTCATCGGGGTTGCTACACCAGCCACAGTGATCAAAAACAGGCCAATCGGCAATCAGAAATCCAACTTTACCAGGCCGAGCTTTGGTCAGCATTAGCCACATTGATTTTAGATATAGATTATCCCCAGGCCGAGTTAGAACATCTTTGGAAACTCATGCTCTTTAATCAATTCCATGATATTTTACCCGGTTCGGCCATTCCCGAAGTGTATCAAGAGGCAAACCAGGCCTGGACAGAGGTGATTGAAACCGCAACTCATCTCTTAGAAATCGCCCAAGTGCAAATTCTTAACCAGATTCAACTGCCAGAACCACCTGTTCCCGGAGCCTATGGAGTTGTTGTTTTTAATAGTTTGAATTGGCCACGTTCTGAGGTTGTCACATTAGAGCTAGGGGAATTAGGAACCCAGGCCTGGACGATTCAAGATAGCGCCGGTTATCCGATCCGTTGCCACCAAGCCGAAACCGTGATCACTTTTTGGTTATGGGATGTCCCCAGTGTTGGTTATAAAGTAGTTTGGCTTTGTCCCCAAGCATCGTTCTCCCCCCCTGCTAATCCTCCCCTCGGTTTTGTGATCGAAAACGGTTTTCTCCAGGCCGAGATCAATCCCCAAACCGGTGAAATTAATAACCTCTACGATAAGTTAAACCAACGGGCTGTGTTTAATGCACCGGGGAACCAACTGCAACTGTTTCGAGATCAGGGGCAATATTGGGATGCTTGGAACATTGATCCCCACTATCAAGATCATCTCCTGGTCAAGCCAGAATTAAAAGACATCAAATGGCAGGCCTGGAACGATATTGAACAACGTATCCGTGTCCGCTGGCAGTGGCGTAATTCGACCATTCAACAGGACTATTGCCTCGTGGTGAATACCCCGATTTTGAAAATTGAAACTCAACTGGATTGGCAAGAGCATCATGTTTTATTGAAGGCCGCCTTCCCTCTAGCCCTGAGTGCATCTGTGGTTACCTATGAAACCCCCGCTGGTGTAACTGAACGACCCACCTTACCTAACCCGGAAAACCCCAATCTTACCCCCCACGACCAGGCCAAATGGGAAGTCCCGGCTTTGCAATGGGCCGACCTAAGCGAATCCAACAACCAGTATGGGGTTAGCCTCCTCAACAACTGCAAACAAGGGTATGATACCCAACCGCAGCAACTGCGCCTGACCCTCTTGCGCTCTCCCACCTGGCCCGACCCCCACGCTGATCTTGGCCACCATCAATTTAGCTATGGCCTTTACCCCCACTATGACAACTGGATTGGGGCCAAAACCTGGCAAAGGGCGGCCGAATTTAACCAACCCCTCATCGCAAGAATCATTACCCCCCAGCAACAGAGGGATCTGCAACACCCCTTACCGACCCAGGCCAGCCTTTTAGACCTTGGCTCCGATACCTTCATTCTCATGGCCCTTAAACAAACCCAAGATCAATCGGGCTGGATATTGCGCTGCCTTGAAACCACAGGCCAGGCCACAGAGTTAAACCTCCAATCTGATTTAGATCTATTTCCTGCTGACCTAAGCCGAGTTAATCTCCTGGAAGTTCCTGATTCCGAGACCCACAATAATCCGGTTAAGCAAGTCGGGGCCTGGGAAATTTCCTCTTGGCGGTTTTCAAAATAA
- a CDS encoding DUF4240 domain-containing protein → MEEQEFWAIIAASQTESGDCESQAQRLEAILSALPPSDIIEFDFLFRQKVIAAYRWDLWGIAYLVNGGCSDDSFDYFRYWLIGQGVGAYDQVLANPEAILNYIDQDTEIECESLIYASHSAYEALVGEAMPTKALTYPREPAGQAWEEETLADLFPQVAAQVSTYV, encoded by the coding sequence ATGGAAGAACAAGAATTTTGGGCCATCATAGCAGCTAGTCAAACTGAGTCGGGTGATTGCGAATCCCAGGCCCAACGATTAGAGGCTATCTTATCTGCATTACCCCCTTCGGACATCATTGAGTTTGATTTTCTCTTTCGTCAAAAGGTCATTGCCGCCTATCGTTGGGATTTATGGGGAATTGCCTATTTGGTCAATGGCGGTTGCTCCGATGACAGTTTTGACTATTTCCGGTATTGGTTAATTGGCCAAGGGGTAGGGGCCTATGATCAAGTACTCGCCAACCCAGAAGCAATTCTGAATTATATTGATCAAGACACAGAGATTGAGTGTGAGTCTTTGATCTATGCTAGTCACTCTGCCTATGAAGCCCTAGTCGGAGAGGCGATGCCTACCAAAGCCTTAACTTATCCCCGAGAACCCGCCGGACAGGCCTGGGAGGAAGAGACTTTAGCGGATTTATTTCCCCAAGTCGCCGCCCAAGTATCAACCTATGTGTGA
- a CDS encoding site-specific DNA-methyltransferase — MNQEQDYLIKHGDSLTELKKLADSTFKLIVSSPPYNMGKAYEQQVELTQYLAWQTEVIQELVRLVREDGSIVWQVGNYVDQGEVFPLDIYLYPIFKTLGLQLRNRIIWHFDHGLHASKRFSGRYEVLLWFTKTKDYTFNLDPVRVPAKYPGKRHYKGKKIGQLSGNPLGKNPSDYWTLICQEWETGRIEIPNVKSNHPEKTIHPCQFPIELIERCVLALTNVGDWVLDPFAGVGSSLIAALNHQRRGMIIDRDLDYLTIAQERLDAFESGTLKIRPLGKPIHQPSGQEKIAQIPAEWLESAQAKPISETQPAISSSYSPL; from the coding sequence ATGAATCAGGAACAAGATTATTTGATTAAGCACGGTGATAGTTTAACTGAACTAAAAAAGCTAGCTGATTCGACTTTTAAGCTAATTGTTTCCTCTCCTCCCTACAACATGGGCAAAGCCTATGAACAACAAGTTGAATTGACCCAATACCTGGCCTGGCAAACAGAAGTTATTCAAGAGTTAGTTCGCCTCGTCCGAGAGGATGGGAGTATTGTTTGGCAAGTGGGAAACTATGTCGATCAAGGTGAAGTATTCCCCCTCGATATTTATCTCTATCCCATTTTTAAAACCCTCGGCTTACAACTGCGAAATCGAATTATTTGGCATTTTGATCATGGTTTACACGCCTCGAAGCGGTTTTCCGGTCGTTATGAGGTCTTGCTCTGGTTTACCAAAACAAAGGACTATACTTTTAATCTAGATCCGGTGCGAGTTCCGGCTAAATATCCCGGCAAACGCCACTACAAAGGCAAAAAAATTGGCCAACTCAGTGGCAATCCCCTCGGCAAAAATCCATCGGATTACTGGACATTGATCTGTCAGGAATGGGAGACAGGACGCATTGAAATCCCCAATGTCAAATCAAATCATCCCGAAAAAACCATTCACCCCTGTCAGTTCCCAATTGAACTGATTGAACGATGTGTGCTGGCATTAACCAATGTCGGGGATTGGGTCTTAGATCCCTTTGCTGGGGTTGGTTCCAGTTTAATTGCGGCCCTAAACCATCAACGGCGCGGGATGATTATTGATCGCGACTTAGACTATCTCACCATTGCCCAAGAACGCCTGGACGCTTTTGAATCCGGTACGCTAAAAATCCGTCCCCTTGGTAAGCCGATTCATCAGCCGAGTGGTCAAGAGAAAATTGCCCAAATTCCGGCAGAATGGTTAGAATCAGCCCAGGCCAAGCCCATCTCAGAGACTCAGCCCGCGATTTCAAGTTCTTACTCACCCCTCTAG
- a CDS encoding NAD(P)/FAD-dependent oxidoreductase has translation MTDLKDADVIVIGAGVAGLAAAQKLQGAGQQILILEARHRPGGRVWTDTDWLGVPIENGAEFIHGDQAITWDWITRSETIQIPRYQTYAFDVNNQLYPYETIKNWPGFQRFFDLEYQDFPELPWPEPDCSLRAWLNQIKMPPVAKEFADQFQGHLYLTSADKLSLQELIHECRVHHAGDDNFRIKAGYQTLIQQLTQGLDIHYNQAVEAITWRPHHVTIQTNTQTYQAPHVIITIPLALLQNGIPQFHPPLPPDKQRAIQSLYVGPAMKLQMIFREMFWEPETSLFMSLGPMMVWWSSSYHRPGFPPVLTAFIGGERATHLFNQTEAELIEQGLVDLCRIFGNEQPRHLFQKARNINWTTDPWARGGYSSVPPGAFGLRDHLAQPLEKTLYFAGEATVTHSNPATVHGAIETGQRAAGEILQALTPSL, from the coding sequence ATGACAGATTTAAAGGACGCGGATGTTATTGTCATTGGGGCAGGAGTGGCAGGTTTGGCAGCGGCCCAAAAATTACAAGGGGCTGGGCAACAGATTTTAATCTTAGAAGCACGACACAGGCCTGGGGGACGGGTTTGGACAGATACCGATTGGTTAGGGGTTCCGATTGAAAATGGGGCCGAATTTATTCATGGAGATCAAGCCATCACCTGGGATTGGATTACCCGATCAGAAACGATTCAAATTCCCCGTTATCAAACCTATGCCTTTGACGTTAATAACCAACTGTATCCCTACGAAACGATCAAGAACTGGCCAGGGTTTCAGCGATTCTTTGATTTAGAGTACCAAGATTTTCCCGAGTTGCCTTGGCCAGAACCCGATTGCTCCTTACGGGCCTGGTTAAATCAAATTAAAATGCCTCCAGTTGCCAAAGAATTTGCTGATCAATTTCAAGGGCATTTATATTTGACTTCGGCTGACAAACTCAGCTTACAAGAACTGATCCATGAATGTCGGGTGCATCATGCTGGAGATGATAATTTTCGGATTAAGGCGGGCTATCAAACTTTAATTCAGCAATTAACTCAAGGCTTGGATATTCATTACAACCAGGCCGTGGAAGCTATTACTTGGCGGCCCCATCACGTCACCATCCAAACCAACACCCAAACCTACCAGGCCCCGCACGTTATTATTACCATCCCCTTAGCTCTCCTCCAAAACGGTATTCCCCAGTTTCATCCTCCCTTGCCACCGGACAAACAACGGGCCATTCAGTCCCTCTATGTTGGCCCAGCCATGAAGCTGCAAATGATCTTTCGAGAGATGTTTTGGGAACCTGAGACCAGTTTATTCATGTCCTTAGGGCCAATGATGGTTTGGTGGAGTTCAAGTTATCACCGGCCTGGGTTTCCGCCAGTTTTAACGGCATTTATTGGTGGAGAACGGGCGACTCATTTATTTAACCAAACTGAAGCCGAACTCATTGAACAGGGCCTGGTAGATTTATGTCGAATCTTTGGAAATGAGCAACCCCGCCACCTCTTTCAAAAAGCCCGCAACATCAACTGGACAACCGATCCCTGGGCCCGAGGCGGGTATAGTTCGGTTCCTCCCGGAGCCTTTGGCCTGCGCGATCACCTGGCTCAACCCCTGGAGAAAACCCTCTATTTTGCGGGCGAGGCAACCGTCACTCACAGTAATCCGGCCACCGTTCATGGAGCCATTGAAACTGGACAGCGGGCTGCTGGGGAAATTCTCCAGGCCTTGACACCCTCGTTATGA